Sequence from the Papilio machaon chromosome 26, ilPapMach1.1, whole genome shotgun sequence genome:
TGTTGTAACAGGCAAAGGGTATTTACTGATCGGCCCAAGGTTTCTAGCTAGCCCAACATTCTGACAGTATCCCTCTATTTTCAAATTCTCTTCACCACTTGATTCCAACTGGTCATGTGCCGCGTAGAACTTAGAACTTAAAGGTACACCTGAAAACCAAAACTTTACAATCGATGTTGTAATGTAACTGCtgctaagaaataaatataaaagatgacTATCAGACCAGTCTTAAAGTTAAACTTAACGCCTATACTCTGCTCGGCAACAATACGTTGTCTGTCGCAGAGGCATGGCGCTTTGACGCGTTGACGCGCTCGTCGcaatttaacgaattaaagaTTATTGCTCCACCATAATCAAATAACCGCTGCTCATAATGCATCTGCATTGCTAAATGCATTATTATGACCATTACACACCTTCAGTTTCAGCTGCACTGATTTAACTTTACAGTCAAACTGTACAGGTACAACTTAAGGTGTGTAGCGGGCTTAAGATAGATGGGTGttgaaacatacaaaaaaggtCTAGTTTAAATATACCTTTGAAATTAGGTCTATATGTCTTGTAATTGCGAAAATGTTTCACCTCCCtgtatataatttcatttagcATGTGGATATCAACTGGCGGTCGAGTACCAAATGTACATTTTCCTGTTCCAGTTGCcattgtaaaataaagctGATAAAAAGTACgttaattcatattaaattaatctacCAAAACGTAACATAACCtaaacttttttcataaaggtttttattgaattttagaTGAACGaaagcattaaattaaaatttagtaacagtagaatttgtaaatacttgtaagaaaaaatgtttatcaatTACATCATATCTTATTATCTAGTTACTATCCTTATATCCTAAACCTAAATCTTTtcaactaattttaattaagaaaatatttatagttattacagaaataaagatctctacaaaatattaacttacctagttgtaaatttaatcgaaacacttaataaaaaagatagtgaaacttaaataaattgtgccaaaaattaatataattaagaaataaaattaaattggtactaaattattgttaaaacatttaatcgTACATCgacatcaaaaaaatatatttttacaaagagTGAAAGGTTTTTGACATATGACATAACTTAGACTAAAAAATAGAGCTATATTCCCTGTGCgtcaaaaatatcaaattcactgacctctataaatatttattatggtATTTAGGTAGGCCTTTCTTCACTCTTTAAGAACGAaaaatcattttctttttaaagtttcCTTCTCCTCTTTGACaatgtcattttataatttttgaaaaaattgtttttaaccaGATTTTGAatcgttttgttattttataaaataattgttttgatattgatacatttataaacatatattttttatattgcaatatattttataagtaatttttatattatatagtaaaTAGGTTACAGCCAGAACAGGTAAGCAAGCAATTTACTCGTAGTTACGTAATTTTAATCAGATTAACTTCAGAGTAAACAatgaattgttaattatttttgtctctaGCTTAACTGATTAGGAATATTGTCCATTTTTCCCTTTTTAGCTTTAAAGAAATCTATAACATCCTTAAAATGGTTGGTGCATCCGATAAATGCACATTCGGTATCCGAATGCCCATCGACATTCACATGCTCAATGCAATCATATCCAGAGAGGTTAAACATTTCCgcaactataaaatatatagaccTAATTTCGgaggtaaatatattttaatataaatatttaattacccggttaaacttaaacttataagGTCCAAcgtttatattgattttataaataaaactagctgtcgcacgcgactccgtccgcgcgcagttaaaaaaaaactaaatgtgggggttatgaaaaatagatgttggccgattctcagacctactgaatatgctcacaaaatttcatgagaatcggtcaagccgtttcggaggagttcaagttcgaaccccgtgacacgagaattttatatataacattttacaagATAACACAAAAACTATCAATTTGGTTACTTATTATTGAGTTTCACGAATTTCCGATCAGTATTTTTAAGTGAGACAAGTCTAAAGTACATTTCATACCATATAATGGTTAAATGTAGgcacattattacaatataatcgTAGTGTAATGATTTCCAGCTTTACCAGTATCTGGAAAATTCCATGCTGCTCACGACTTGCAAATAGAAACAAAGGagcaaaagttaaaaattgacGATTATTGCAACAAGGTAAAGAAGGCCAGAGCAATGGGACCTCGCACTAAATATTCGGCTCCAGTTACTTCGAATCATGAGTTAGTTGTTATACCTCACTTTACTTTGGATAAAATTAGTCGATGGTGAAAATAGCAAggtgtttcccgttgggccgATCGTTTTACTGATGAATCGGTCCAAtggtaacttttaaaaagtccaattattatctttcatttcttttactaTTACCATACAACTCGCTATCAAATTGGTAGATAGTAGTAATTGTTaagttaatgaaataaaattgtgcaACTTGAGGGTTACGATTGTTTACGTAGGAATCTTGTAAAATGAACAGTTAATTTCAGGTATGGTTGGTACTACAAACCCTTAGTAAATGTAGATCGCAACGACCGTCGCTTTTACCAACCAATCACTGAAAGCATTGAAACAAAGGTAGAAATAATTATCCTCACGTCCAATCCGAAGAACAAATTGAAAACGTAACAAAAAGCAATCTACCGTTGACTCATATTACAATGACACGTATtgatacatataaaaaaaatacagtcgaatttataacctccttctttttgaagtcggctaaaaatacaatgaaagcgatggcaatatatttatttcaacattagAAACCTgcttaattattaagttttatactacttttatgttttcttttaagttttgtagtacttgtttatttattactttttatgttttattttaataaagttatatttgttCGTTTTTCGATTGTTTTACTGTTctgatgtttgtttttttaacgaaTGTGGAGTGGAGGACATGTTTTACAATAATGTAGGAGTGTTACAAAGTTACTTCCAATCAATTATTGTTTGGAATCGAATACGTATAATGCAATggctcttttaaaaatatcatattcaTCACGACTAAGACCTCTTTGAATTTACATGTttagaaatacaatattttatctaaattttgACGTACgtcataatgtaattttatataccattttatacgattttttatatccattttataatttaagcaACCCTAAAAAAAACCGAGGTAGTAAACttataataatcaaattatatttttagttagttTCAGTTACCTATAGTACCCGGAATTTGAATTGGCACGTCGggataaagtataatttttgtaccACGTGCCAACTGAAGCACTGCATACAATACTCTGAAtcgtttgttaattttcagAAGTAAGCAATCATtacttagataaaaaaatcctcAACCTAATAAACAATAAGTATGGATCCTGGGAGATGCACTTTCGGTATCCGAATGCCAATCAACATAGACATGTTGAACCAGATCATCTATAGAGAGATAAAACATTTTCGAAATTACAAGA
This genomic interval carries:
- the LOC123722493 gene encoding protein FAM183A-like, giving the protein MVGASDKCTFGIRMPIDIHMLNAIISREVKHFRNYKIYRPNFGALPVSGKFHAAHDLQIETKEQKLKIDDYCNKVKKARAMGPRTKYSAPVTSNHEYGWYYKPLVNVDRNDRRFYQPITESIETKVEIIILTSNPKNKLKT
- the LOC123722492 gene encoding uncharacterized protein LOC123722492, giving the protein MATGTGKCTFGTRPPVDIHMLNEIIYREVKHFRNYKTYRPNFKGVPLSSKFYAAHDQLESSGEENLKIEGYCQNVGLARNLGPISKYPLPVTTSHEYGWYTKPLYPIDRNDRRFYLPKRESPHTKIEVVILMSNPRQRKA